A genomic window from Lycium barbarum isolate Lr01 chromosome 4, ASM1917538v2, whole genome shotgun sequence includes:
- the LOC132636377 gene encoding pectin acetylesterase 7-like produces the protein MMMVTRSLQLFVLLVCSLTIVTIECAKITQNPNIYNVTKTIVHSAVSKGAVCLDGSPPAYYFVPGFGEGAKNWIIQLSGGAWCKNVSDCQDRSRGANGSSKYMGLQKFEGIHSKNKTANPDFYNWNKVIIAYCDGGSFTGDVEHVDPATKLHFRGARIFTAVMEELLAKGLKSAKNAILAGSSAGGYPAILYCDRFSSLLPKTSRVKCLVDCGYFVHFKNPVLAKPWQSIYGGVATLQESAKTLPKSCTSKMKPELCLYAENIQQYIKTPIFIFMSAFDNIETQYTLKGNIYDCIDKGTCTTSQNNYLKEMRSDFLNALPKGNNPKHRGVFIDVVHHHTCIIKRWTPESGIVVHNVSAPKAFADWYFDRNYTYLIDERDLPLRNKL, from the exons ATGATGATGGTTACAAGATCTCTTCAACTTTTTGTTTTACTTGTTTGCTCTTTGACCATCGTCACAattgaatgtgcaaaaataacCCAAAACCCAAATATATATAATGTAACGAAAACAATAGTTCATAGTGCCGTGTCAAAAGGGGCAG TGTGCTTGGATGGATCACCTCCAGCATACTATTTTGTGCCGGGATTTGGAGAAGGAGCTAAAAACTGGATTATACAACTTTCT GGAGGAGCATGGTGCAAAAACGTCTCAGACTGCCAAGATCGTTCCAGGGGCGCTAATGGTTCATCAAAATATATGGGTCTACAAAAATTTGAAGGAATTCACAGCAAGAATAAGACTGCAAATCCAG ATTTTTACAATTGGAACAAAGTCATTATTGCATACTGTGATGGTGGATCGTTCACAGGAGATGTTGAACACGTTGATCCA GCTACCAAACTTCATTTTAGAGGGGCAAGGATTTTTACTGCGGTGATGGAGGAGCTGCTAGCAAAAGGATTAAAGAGTGCCAAAAAT GCTATCCTAGCTGGTAGTTCTGCTGGAGGATATCCAGCAATATTATATTGTGATCGCTTCAGCAGTTTATTGCCAAAGACCTCTAGAGTAAAATGTTTGGTTGATTGTGGCTATTTTGTTCATTT CAAGAATCCTGTGCTCGCAAAACCTTGGCAATCCATATATGGAGGAGTCGCCACTTTACAA GAATCTGCCAAAACGCTGCCAAAATCATGCACTTCAAAAATGAAACCAGAATTG TGCCTCTATGCAGAGAACATCCAACAATATATCAAGACACCGATCTTTATTTTCATGTCAGCATTTGATAATATCGAG ACACAATATACTTTAAAAGGAAATATATATGATTGCATTGACAAGGGGACATGCACAACAAGTCAGAACAATTACCTGAAAG AAATGAGGTCCGATTTCCTAAATGCATTACCCAAAGGAAATAATCCTAAACATAGAGGAGTTTTCATAGATGTTGTCCATCATCATACCTGCATTATAAAGAGGTGGACTCCTGAAAGTGGCATCGTGGTTCATAACGTG TCTGCCCCAAAGGCATTTGCTGATTGGTACTTTGATCGGAATTACACCTATTTGATAGATGAACGTGACTTGCCGCTCCGAAATAAACTCTAA